A window of Chrysoperla carnea chromosome 3, inChrCarn1.1, whole genome shotgun sequence genomic DNA:
TACATTTTGTTTATGTGATAtactgaatataatatattttaccagaTAGCTATCTAATGTTCTTGCAGTATATATAATAGTATTATCCTTTGGTAATCGGATTCATCTCATTTTCTATGAAGCACAATCACCaccacattaaaaataaataaaaatgtgtaatcgtttaaattgtatatcactatagtatagtatttattaaggatttattgtatataaatatttttattttaaaatttatttttgatataaaaacattGAAGATATGAGTTAGATATAGATTTAGATCTAATTGAACTAACAATGGTCctgaaagtttaaataaaacagtCTGCATTAAAATGTCAATCTCAGCAGACTGCAGAATAGTTCAAGACCTTGGGATGGAAGACACTGTATTCAAAGAAGTAACACAATTTACACATTTCGAAGTGTAAATCAAAAGACTTAACGGAGCTTATTTTGCGAGCCTGATATTCTAAAGAAGCAAACTCAAGAAGCAAACTGATCACAATACTACTGAAATTGTTTCATTCTTGTCCGATTATATTTAACACAGCCTGGatcttgattattttaattacttactttatttatttttgagttgTTTTTCCCTTGGGCAAAGAATTGGTACATTTATTATactcttgatatatttcatttatatacaagatatattttttttgtaatatttagcAGAATTTTTGCCTTAGTACTTATCAAGTATAAATACTAAGAAAATCCTGGGACCTTACAAAACCAGTCAGAGTCACCAcatcgaaattaaatttaactaaaatgtaatttttattagctGACATTTCTAGAAAGACTTTTGATTAGTTGTTACGTCTTATTAACCGTTGAAGCTGGGAATCAATCAGAATTACgctaaattcaatattttcaacttattttcaTGTATGTTTGTTGAGAAACTAACAATTTATCATcttgcatattattttatcactttttcGTGCGGTGGATTTATTAAATCGATATGTACGCGTCACTGAATTAACagtttagaaaaatcattttcaattgtaaaaaaaagaaagctaAGCGAATTACCACTTACGAGATTGAatacattatatgtatatacatagataagaattcctgaaaaatataaaaatccaatatttcatttttcatttttcatgaatttttatttcgaaaacttttaaGGGTAGAAACTTTTGCttaaactgatcaaaaaatacaaaaaaaaattgtattttatatttttagtaaacttttgaaaaaaataaaattaaaaaagagtaGTTGTTTGATATTAAATAGAGAAGATATTTAGTTTTCTTCAATTGCttctgataaatttattttatcatactaaaaaatatactttaaatttacTACTTGCCGGGGCTTCCGAACTAAAATGAATCTCTAAAATTTTACAGCAAAAGTATAATAAGTTGATTTCTCAAAACAATACACAAAAGTTCcttttatatattacaattttcttgTTCGTAAAGAAAATACTACTTCAGAAGAGCAATCAAATACGTGGTAAACCAAACCACGCTCACACTGACACACACCACCCACACtaacatccatccatccatcgcATCGTTGTTCCATAGTAGTTGTTAACTTGCTTGCTTCACTTATGCAAGATAAAAACTTCACAGCTTTCACAGCTAtgttaaatacatacataatatgtgTAAAAGCAAGCGATCTAAAGCTCTAAAGCTATATAGTTGTGGTTTtgtgaaatgaatattttctaagTTTATGTGTAACTTAATACCAAGAAAAGTAAAGATTTACGATTTGAATTGTTATATTTCAAAGttgtgctttttttttgttgttgttttctatttttttattttattttttttatcttaacttATACTTTACCGTACGGTACCATCACAACaaggttttatataaaatatctgattacaaaaaaattatataaataacgaaGGTAAATTACAatctttatgaaataaaataaaattataacgtgaaatgtaaacaaaacatttatacaCAGAAAGTTTCTACAATATTGAAAGTggaattattgttaataaaattccCAATAAAGTGGTCGCGTAATTTCACAAAATACATAGTAATCGTTCATTTTACTGTCTTCAACAACGTGAAGACTTGCTTGtagtgaaattttgttttatataccctataaatattatgaaatacatATCAAGGTATGCCAAGTTTAGACTCAAGTTTGTAACTGTTAATTGGACTCAAGTTTGTGTTAACAAAATCGCCTATAATtggttcattttcggttgtctatccgtctgcctgtggacacaataactcaaaaacgttaagagatatcaagctgaaattttttatggcgtactcagaagaaaaaaaataagttcaTAAATTAATCGCCTGGAAGgcgatgtaaagctacttttttggtatgttatttggaccccttggGGGAGTGAAACTAtgtttgcaagcaaaaaaatagctgtgctacctgcgtaatatgtgaaaaattctaaattttcggacttttttcagtttttcacttATAACTTGGGTAGCAAAACTGTTTTTTGCTCTAAATCAAAGATTAggtcttttattttgaaatttataaagaatgtaaaaaagaaatacctaatgcaataataaaataactagcCCTACTATTACTAATTTATAACTCTCTGTATAATTATACGCAGttagaaaataaacatttcgCGTCATGTGAAACTGATGGCAATTTATCGGTGTTCAATTTCGTCGTCGCGTCGATGATAGCACTATATTTgcaggtataattaattatatttacctgtaaattataaacatatatctTGGCCAAGGCCAGTGCTGcttgtttcagaatttaaaagtttaaacctTTTCTAACTGACGGTACATTTTAATACCGCCCGTTATTTAACTACTTAAAgggtacaaattatttgaaattcgaAGAAAACTAGGCTGTAATGTTGGCATCACTTTAATGTGTATTTTTAAGTGACTAAACGTTTGGGAAATCTTCATGATTTAAACatgtgatattatttattaaaaacaagtgaaaagaaacaattgacagagttatttgttgaaataccatgcatagtcagtgttgatttctttatcacaacacaaacaaaaatgtatagacagtgttgatgcgcactcgtttgtttttttgacgtcactaaataactaaaacttttgttctatctctaacggtttacaagatgggtcctacggacccaagacccaattgacctatgatgctcatttacgaacttgacctcactttttacgtcctgagtacgctgtaaaaatttcagctcgatatcttttttcgtttttgagttatcgtgtccacagacggacggacggacgcacaaccggaaatggactaattaggtgattttatgaaaatctttaTGCTATGACAAAtctttttcctagcatcattatttttaagcgttacaaacttgggactaaacttaatatactatgtatatttcatatatgcatggtataaaaacttatttaatacaaatataaaattttgttagtttttttttaaacataattcatttttatataatttataattacgaaaagtaaaaattcagtTCAAGATTTTGTTATGTTTCTAGTGACACTTCGTAAACTCCTTTCTAGAAAgcaaatttctagaaaaaatatctaatgttaaaactataaaaatgaattttaggaTCTTAGAAACACcgcaataaacttattgatattaagtttagaatttttgtaataaaatttttgattaattaaacatttttttgtcacaGGTTTGGTTACAGTTATAGTACTAGgataaaatattcatgaaatttcaaaacacaatatattcattcattccCCTTTTGATGCGATCGTTTTTAAGTGGTATTATATTTCATAAGGATATTGTATGTAGTTTTAGTAACAGAATTATTCGAACTTTCTAAAGTGTTATACACTAATAACTCTTGACGTTGTTTTTATACcgtagaattattttaaaatagatattgGAGACGAATTACTATTcatgaaaacaattttgttggaaaatcgaagaaaattcATATATTCAAAATCGCAAACATTTTGTAGGGTTAGAAATAACATTTCTAATGATTTtctaaatgattttcttttgagACACTTGCTTGAAATTTACGCAATTTATAGTATaatgaatcatttttgaaaaaatttgtctggccaacaatttttaataagctTTAAGCAGACcttttgttataaattgaattatttatgaaaatgcaCATCATAGCAACTtcttgagtttaaaaaaaataaaatataacatatcttatttgtgttaaaacttgtctgaataataaaaaaataatttaaattttaagtttattaaaacttgttaataaacttaattttgaagGGTACTTTTGTCCCACCCTATAAgagtttattgaaaaatcacGTCGAAAGTACGCATATATATGACTTTGTTGAGTACACTCAAGCAAACATTTTCCACTGGCTCTCATAAATATCAACTAACGAGGAATCAATTCCTCGGTTAGACTATTTTTTCGGTattatttcctcgattaatgATAGTGAATCCATTTATAAATCGTGCAACGGTGTAATTACTTACACACGTTGGCAACGATGATCTTTCTTAACTtagtttttcttgaaatttttttttaaattcttattagATGTATATAATTATACCTTCCAGTCTATAAGATAAGAATAAtaactaaaaagaaaatgtacattttatgtactttataattgtatgtattgtttcaatatgcaaataatattttttaaaaaatgaaaaaaagtaaaataaacatttttattatgcatAGAAAACTTAATGCAACAAgcatggttttaaaaaattatctactttTTGCTATGTTAATAAGTATTATCATAAAAGAAATGAGATAGGCGGTGTGCTTAGTATGGTAGTCTGGTCCGTTCCACGacttataaaatgtatttaaacgatgaatattatttttttaaattccaaaagAGAAACGATGCAGattattacacaaatatttattattatagtcaaATTAAAGAGTCCATTCACCgccaatgtttaaattaaaaaatattatattaaaaactaattcttttttaagtCTTAAGGAAGGTCCCTcggcaataatagaaaaaataaattagtagataaggatcccAATTTTTAGTATCCCAATTTTTAGTATGTTCACGAAATATATtcttgtataaaacaaaaatttgggtatcttaccgctcaattaagagagtttttattaattaaaaatacactaaataacataccatcctcataacaggttatgttatttagtgtatttttaattaataaaaactctcttaattgaacggtaagatacccaaatttttgttttatacaataatatatttcgtgaactataacatactaaaaattcggatccttatctactaatttatttttttctattactggcgagtcaccctccttaataatgaaaaaaggccaaaataatgaaaaaattaaaaatacgaaaCATTTGCCATGAAAATCGGTGTACGGGTATAAAAAACATTCTAATCacctttttttaaacagtttttttcgatatctctccaaccatctctgacgctaggaaaaaatattaagaatcggccctatttgccaatttgtagtagactaagtttaaagttctgatttcggatAAGTAACTCAAAGATTGTGATACCCTGCCTGACTgtgcaatattttaaaactattttcctataaataacgaaaatatgagagtgCCATCATCTTAAGttcgacacactgtatatggtATGACAATTGGTTCTATGGCCTAAGTGTAtctctcgtggacagccaatatcaCTTGACCTAAGGGGCATTTTTCGCATaggaagatataaaaaaatataatcaaaaatttttccccaACGGCTACGCCCTTATATGCTCCACTATACAgtgttatttgaaatttaatgataataaatttctatatatacatatgtaatgTGATATTAATGCacattacaaatatatacataatattgtcTTCTTGTAATATGTTTTAGACGTAATATAGTCTTAAAAGTAACACCTACTTGTTAAAAAGACGTAAAATGTCATAAGTTTAAGATTAAAATGGGTGTGTTTGATATTCTTATACACAAAAAGTTTCTTtgtagtagagtgaaattacgccttgtgtatggattgaaagttcgagcagtgaaactttggggattttcttttcacatcaaaataagtattttttgaaattttttactttcccggagtggtgcaacatgtttaaaaaacaaaatggcgtcaaaaatgaaatttttttcagaaattttatcatttttattttatattcgcaaaaggagacatcggtgcatatccaaatttggtaggtttgtagtccatgttaagaactactcctcataattttttggtggggtttcgtcccttcccctcccagttatatatatatgtatacatgcatatggtaaaacagttcatttggctataacttgaaaaatattcgattgattttaatgaaactaatatcaatagtaggttttattacttacaactttcggttaaaattttagcgaaatccgttaaatagttcggccaaaatttccaatttagggaattgtttaaaatggctgccattttatgccattttgtcctacgaggttaaatttttttttaaattgtagcattttttattatctttcgattttataataagtagcttacccgtaaaatgactccttgatccatatttttgcgaaaaacggaaaatttaacactttctggaaataattgtttggggggtgtatggactggctttggggggtgttttttgctttggcatgagtaaactattttaaaaagaggtctatatggtttaaagcaaaatttttaagttttaacccccgcgctgtaagagggaaggggtgtatgaaatcaatgtatcttaaaagattttaaaaagaggtcaaaatagtttaaaatgctaaagtaacccaaaattttagatgcttttattaatatagcactttttacaacatccaccccttcccctcccgctttcatattttttgcaaattcaaaatttttatgacgtataaaggggtttttggggtcgctgatctcgaacttttggcccaaataagtacaccccctaaaaatattacaattgtttttgataatctattgcaaaattcgagatcagcgaccccaaaaacccctttatacgtcataaaaattttgaatttgcaaaaaatatgcaagcgggaggggaaggggtggatgttgtaaaaagtgctatattaataaaagcatctaaaattttgggttactttagcattttaaactattttgacctctttttaaaatcttttaagatacatttatttcatacaccccttccctcttacagcgcgggggttaaaacttaaaaattttgctttaaaccatatagacctctttttaaaatagtttactcatgccaaagcaaaaaacaccccccaaagccagtccatacaccccccaaacaattatttccagaaagtgttaaattttccgtttttcgcaaaaatatggatcaaggagtcattttacgggtaagctactaattataaaatcgaaagataataaaaaatgctacaatttaaaaaaaaatttaacctcgtaggacaaaatggcataaaatggcagccattttaaacaattccctaaattggaaattttggccgaactatttaacggatttcgctaaaattttaaccgaaagttgtaagtaataaaacctactattgatattagtttcattaaaatcaatcgaatatttttcaagttatagtcaaatgaactgttttaccatatgcatgtatacatatatatataactgggaggggaagggacgaaaccccaccaaaaaattatgaggagtagttcttaacatggactacaaacctaccaaatttggatatgcaccgatgtctccttttgcgaatataaaataaaaatgataaaatttctgaaaaaaatttcatttttgacgccattttgttttttaaacatgttgcaccactccgggaaagtaaaaaatttcaaaaaatacttattttgatgtgaaaagaaaatccccaaagtttcgctgctcgaacttttaatccatataacagcctttttttgcttagatttactccagtattgTGTCTTTATGTAGATTCAACCGTAGTAATATACTTATCTACTAACTCTCTACTATAATATCAGTCAATGTTGCTTTGTTTCTATGTGTTACAGAATTAGATACCATGAGATACGATGTTAAGTTTCATAGAAAAACAAAGCAAATGGAGCACTctcgtaaatataaatattatatagttaGAGTTACACTTGAACAAACaatgatacaaaaataaaattaattcttctAGGTCACTGTATAGTATATTAAATACGCTGTTGCATTtaatatgaaagaaaatatgcGGTCAAAAAGAAAGCATATGCATATTTAAATACAAGGCAAGACAAACGATATACCCAATGTAAAatcgttaataaaatatttatatcgagTCCGAAAAATTCTTCGGTTCTTTGATCTACACGCCACAAATGTCCACTATTCACATTCTTTCTAAAACCTcaattctatataaatttaatttttgtaatttgttcaCCGTTTATTTTACTGAAGTACTGCCGATTAGCAATAAGTTCTAAAACGTTGAAAAATTATCCTATTTCTCACCCAAAAATTCGTCGGATTTAGTGATAGGGTTTATTGAagaattcaatgaaaaaagaatttttcgatatgttaaCCCTGAGGAAACTTTGCAAACTTCGCTTGAGTTTTGTCAGAAgtgatattattttcattagtgATGAGCAAAATTAGTCTTGATCTTAAAATCTTGGTCTTGGTCtggcaaatttaaattttgacctacttttgtaaaattttgtccAAGCAGAATATCGTATATAGGCGTTTACTGGTacaataaacttattttatggTACTTAACATACAGtatgttcatttcaaaagtatccacctttAATAAATCTTAacttgatgtgattattgttttgagtaaaaacacgtcgatttagatatcgaaggagaagttcaaaaatggtatctAGAGAATTTTAGGATCAAGAGCTGTTAAGGGTGGATACATTTCATATTAAGTGTGGTGTATCTTTGGAATCATTCAAtcgacttcaatttttttatcatgattaAATAGAGAATTTTACGCCTTTTCAAATGATGTATCATAAGggggtgccatttgaaatttcaaagttaggGTGGCTTGGGAGGAAGGAATGAAaactaaaattctctaggtacctTTTTGGAACTTTCCCCTCgatattttgtgtttgttttttcactCACAACAACAATCATATCCGGTCAAAAGTTactaagggtggatacttttgaaatgaacacactatacagttttttttttcacataaaaagctgtaaaaatatttaatatccaTGTAATATTGATATAATAGCGAAGATACTATCTTATCTCCCTGTACAAGAGGGAGATTATGTAAGTATCGTAAATACTTACCCACTGTAtatgtaagtattattttcattaaaaatgaataaactttattttttaggaAGGTATATAAACATCCAAAAAATAACACGTCCTAAATAGGTATATtgttactttatatattttgtatcttATGATGATACTTTAACTATCATCAATAACCAATAAACTGACGCAATACATGATGATAGATAGCTTATTAAATTGTACGTAGCAAGAAAAAACATACCACCTGTGTGTGTTTAtgaacataatatattaaagatATTACCTTAAAATTAGATGAGCCGTTAATTTCATATTACGGAAGCACATTTAATGGTGtaatgcattttattataatacagaGAAAGATACTATCTAAACAGTCTTGTTAATTTCTACAAGGTGTGTAAAATTCAGCAAGGGATTTTCTAAAGGATATGttaatcgaaattaaaaaaatgttctgttTCTAGGTTTTTGtcatctgttaaaaaaaaaaggaaatatcaTAGGTTTTTGTCATCAGTCTCACGTCTGCCTATCCCTCCGTCTAACACAACTTTTTTCCATGTTTATTTCAGGAAAACCTATAGATATTATGAGTTCTATTAACAATATTCTTTATTAGGTGTCAGTCACCCCACGCTCCCCTACGTGctctatattttaataatggggggcacaaattttttcacttttgcaGAAGAaacagatatatattttttagtgtgACTCTTCGAAGATGCtgtcaaaaaatttagtaattcgATCGTGGAAGCCGAAACATTTATCAAGAACAATCTTGCTGCACGTAGTTTCAAAGAAGCATGACTTCGCAAATACAAATCTTTTTGCTCCAATGTTTTAGTAGTAAATTGTAggtttaataacatttaattatttttacatttgttcgTTGTAAATTAATGATACCTTACTATAAaacatttagataatttttgattaatatgatttatagcgtagatattttataattacatgaTCTTGATCAGTTGGAAACATGTTTTACTTATCGTACTCAATgtcaatcaaatttattaaattgattgaCAAATAGGTATaatggataaataaatttttggttattaTCAGTCATTATCGAATGTGTCATAAtgtgataatattatttcattttatatacttaatgTTGCTTAATATAAAACATTGACAATAATTCCATAAATGTTAAATTCCAgttggaaataaatatttgtgttattCTTATTTAGTagaattttcgcctaattgtaagggaatatacaatatacaatgtggtttttcacggatttttgtaaaacgtcaaatttttcagttatttaacgttaaatacttcgaatttcaatcgccaataacacTGACAGTATTTCCATTTGCAACATATATTTCCCCCCGTCTGGAAGAGGTGATTACCACCTCTAGGTAAAAGCACCACTAGGtacatataacttttgatctagcGGGTGAACAAATcttaaaaccaaattttcaaattaatcggAGCTATAGCATAGAATTTAGATGTTTAAGTCTCACTTACTGGAGTAAATAGTACATGCATCGAATAatcagtttttagttttttttaaaggccTGATTATTATGGTTGAATGcccataaacaaacaaaatcaagtatccatactttcacatttataatatatagggttaGGGATAGTGATTTCTTTAGCCTGCGAAATTCCACATGATTCGAGCTagtaaaccattattttaatatatcatttttatctgTATATAGACGACATGTAGTGTGAAAACtacatacgatttttttttcatagattgaaaaacaataaaaactctataattgtaacaaaaaacaaaataaaatgtacacTACGTATACATTCGCGCACGACGAATGATGGAGGGGATATTATAATCGAGATTCAAAAATCCCAAGCGATTATCTATATACTATACTGTAACGTGAATACAATACCATAAAATTATACTGCTACAATGcaatatgaaaattgttattaaaaatggtACCATTGAGACATTACTCCCGCCTCATACGAGAGTTGAAGAGTGATATCATATCCTGACTACTTAATACTCAGGTAATAGTATTCATTCATTGTGTacaatgattttaaaacaaatagcaaaaaaaaatatggtttccTGTTGTATACTGATAACGTCTATATACAACTTCTGTATACTGATAACGTATACAGAAAAAAACGATTTCTTGACGCAAGAAATTTTTGCTTGAACGCAAGATAAACgtcaattgaaattattaaatgattatcGGAAAAGGATGATGATGGATTCATAATAGTGGAGTCATTATTGAGATCCCGGTAACTGTGATTTGGAGACGGATGTATCCACGGATATATATGTTTGGCAATCCAGTACCTACagcaaataattctaaaattttgtcaaaacaataattaatttgtgaaatgggtaaaatatttttcatttggttAAAATAACGGAAAAAGTTATGTTCGCTTACagcaaagaaaaacttttagtcgaaacaacaatttttgtgaattgtttttaattttaaaaatttatgttgcttaaaaaactttttgtttaattgattGTATTCCTAATCATGGGAAAATGTTGTAAAACATGTTCTAAGAAATGTTGCAGTTCATGTTAtacatctatttttattttttgttgtacatGTTGGCctaaatgtttatacaaaactATCTCAATAACAGTAAAATTATTGGCTGTATGCAGTGTGGTGAGTATTGACGAATTATGTAATATTTCTGGAGAGATTCGCGACTCCAAGATACCATAGAAACactataaatattgtatttccaaaaagaactattaaaaattttatttcaggtaATCGCTATTTCGTTAATACACTTAGTGATGTGGTATCATACTGTCGTATCCAAAATAAAGAACTTGGATCCTCCTATAGATTTTGGTATGAATCAATTTATCTTGGACGcattagttattattttcattccTCCGTTTGcttacattttgtttttcattttttgtagagATAAAAAGTTACGAGTAAGttttcaattacaattaattattctgTACTTCTTGAAATAACTCGTGGCTTCGTAATCATTAATAAACCAAAAAGTACTAGCGTAAAATTTCGTACCAATTTGTActgacaaaagtaaaaaaaaaatttgtacatgcTTTCCCAACAAGGTTTCGGAACACACTGTTGTTAGGAGAGTTAAATTTTCATACGTAAATCACAATTCTAGCTTCAGGAGTTGCAGCTGTCTGCTGATATTtcagtcaatttttattttatatatacataagaCAGAAGAGAAGAAAGAACAAAAGATATGATTCGAATAATAATTCTGTTCGGAAAATAATTACGCCTCGATATTAAGATAGTGAGccaataaatttaatgattttttttctcactAGGTGCATGTATTTAATGGCATTGCCTGTGTCTTATTTTTATCGTATTACATGCAAATACGAAGctacgattttgataaaaatgaaaccaaatttaCAAACTTTCTTAGTGATAAATTCGATAAATATaagatcaataaatattttataagtaaatttaatgaattacaAGAGGTGGTAAGTAAATTTATTCATGATTAGTTGGTAGTTTCAAATAAGTTTCTATCGCGAATTGCTTCACACTGATCCTTGTGATTTTTatcaaccaaaattttttgaagttccTGTTATCAGTCTTactcgatataaaaatttaatacaaatcgtttatttttatttttcaatgaagtCTTCTTGTTGTGGAATAACGGACTATAAAGATTATTGGCAAACCGACTGGAAAACTGAAAGGCAgaagaaaaagttaatttataaaaaatatgatgaagAATATCCATTATCTTGTTGTGGACTCACTAATGAGTATGGTAGATCATGTACACGAAGAAATCGT
This region includes:
- the LOC123295851 gene encoding uncharacterized protein LOC123295851; amino-acid sequence: MQIRSYDFDKNETKFTNFLSDKFDKYKINKYFISKFNELQEVSSCCGITDYKDYWQTDWKTERQKKKLIYKKYDEEYPLSCCGLTNEYGRSCTRRNRRFQINGCAGTYFRIYKAIQHCILAMICCLLAESTFIFSFKICRRQLKNWAEELSD